A part of Ziziphus jujuba cultivar Dongzao chromosome 8, ASM3175591v1 genomic DNA contains:
- the LOC107414160 gene encoding uncharacterized protein LOC107414160 isoform X2, producing the protein MEFTEAYKQTGPCCFSPNSRYIAVAVDYRLVIRDTISFKVVQLFSCLDKISYIEWALDSEYILCGLYKRPMIQAWSLTQPEWTCKIDEGPAGIAYARWSPDSRHILTTSDFQLRLTVWSLVNTACVHVQWPKHASKGVSFTQDGKFAAICTRRDCKDYINLLSCHTWEIMGVFPVDTLDLADIEWSPDDSAIVIWDSPLEYKVLIYSPDGRCLFKYQAYESGLGVKSVSWSPCGQFLAVGSYDQMLRVLNHLTWKTFAEFMHVTTVRGPCFAAVFKEVDEPLQLDMSELCLSDDLIQGNNDGHFRVRYEFTDVPVTLPSQKPPADKPNPKQGIGLMSWSKDSQYICTRNDSMPSVLWIWDIRRLELTAILVQKDPIRAAAWDPTCTRLVVCTGSSHLYMWTPAGAYCVSIPLPQFTITDLKWNLDGSCLLLKDKESFCCAACPVLPESSEYSSDD; encoded by the exons ATGGAGTTCACTGAAGCTTACAAGCAGACTGGTCCTTGCTGTTTCTCTCCCAATTCTCGCTACATTGCCGTCGCCGTCGACTATCGTCTCGTAATTCGCGACACCATTTCCTTCAAG GTTGTGCAGTTGTTTTCATGCTTGGACAAGATAAGCTATATTGAATGGGCTCTTGATTCTGAATACATTCTTTGTGGTCTCTATAAAAGACCAATGATACAGGCTTGGTCATTGACCCAACCTGAATGGACATGCAAGATAGATGAAGGTCCTGCCGGGATTGCATATGCTAGGTGGAGCCCTGATAGCCGCCACATTCTTACAACATCAGATTTCCAACTGCGATTGACAGTTTGGTCACTAGTGAACACTGCATGTGTACATGTGCAATGGCCGAAACATGCTTCAAAGGGGGTTTCATTCACCCAAGATGGAAAATTTGCTGCAATTTGCACTAGACGGGATTGTAAAGACTATATTAATTTGCTGTCCTGTCACACGTGGGAAATAATGGGTGTATTTCCTGTTGACACACTGGATTTGGCTGATATTGAATGGTCACCAGATGATAGTGCAATAGTGATTTGGGATTCACCTCTCGAGTACAAG GTTCTAATATACTCTCCTGATGGGAGGTGCCTATTTAAATATCAAGCATATGAAAGTGGACTTGGTGTAAAAAGTGTTTCATGGTCCCCTTGTGGTCAGTTTCTAGCAGTCGGTAGTTATGACCAGATGTTGCGGGTTTTGAATCATCTGACTTGGAAGACTTTTGCTGAATTTATGCACGTAACTACTGTTCGAGGTCCATGTTTTGCCGCTGTTTTTAAG GAAGTAGATGAGCCACTGCAACTTGACATGTCCGAGTTATGTTTAAGTGATGATTTAATACAAGGCAACAATG ATGGACACTTCAGAGTCAGGTACGAGTTCACTGATGTTCCTGTTACTTTGCCTTCCCAGAAGCCTCCTGCAGACAAACCTAACCCCAAACAAGGAATTG GTCTAATGTCATGGAGCAAAGACAGTCAGTATATCTGTACTCGCAATGATAGTATGCCGAGTGTTCTGTGGATATGGGACATAAGGCGTCTTGAACTCACTGCTATTTTGGTGCAAAAAGATCCAATTCGTGCAGCAGCTTGGGATCCAACCTGCACAAGGCTTGTGGTTTGCACCGGAAGTTCTCATTTGTACATGTGGACTCCCGCAGGTGCTTACTGTGTGAGTATTCCGCTACCACAGTTTACCATAACTGACCTGAAATGGAATTTGGATGGGAGCTGTCTTCTCCTAAAAGACAAAGAGTCATTTTGCTGTGCTGCCTGTCCTGTGCTTCCAGAATCTAGTGAATATAGCTCGGATGATTGA
- the LOC107414160 gene encoding uncharacterized protein LOC107414160 isoform X1, translating into MEFTEAYKQTGPCCFSPNSRYIAVAVDYRLVIRDTISFKVVQLFSCLDKISYIEWALDSEYILCGLYKRPMIQAWSLTQPEWTCKIDEGPAGIAYARWSPDSRHILTTSDFQLRLTVWSLVNTACVHVQWPKHASKGVSFTQDGKFAAICTRRDCKDYINLLSCHTWEIMGVFPVDTLDLADIEWSPDDSAIVIWDSPLEYKVLIYSPDGRCLFKYQAYESGLGVKSVSWSPCGQFLAVGSYDQMLRVLNHLTWKTFAEFMHVTTVRGPCFAAVFKEVDEPLQLDMSELCLSDDLIQGNNDASDGHFRVRYEFTDVPVTLPSQKPPADKPNPKQGIGLMSWSKDSQYICTRNDSMPSVLWIWDIRRLELTAILVQKDPIRAAAWDPTCTRLVVCTGSSHLYMWTPAGAYCVSIPLPQFTITDLKWNLDGSCLLLKDKESFCCAACPVLPESSEYSSDD; encoded by the exons ATGGAGTTCACTGAAGCTTACAAGCAGACTGGTCCTTGCTGTTTCTCTCCCAATTCTCGCTACATTGCCGTCGCCGTCGACTATCGTCTCGTAATTCGCGACACCATTTCCTTCAAG GTTGTGCAGTTGTTTTCATGCTTGGACAAGATAAGCTATATTGAATGGGCTCTTGATTCTGAATACATTCTTTGTGGTCTCTATAAAAGACCAATGATACAGGCTTGGTCATTGACCCAACCTGAATGGACATGCAAGATAGATGAAGGTCCTGCCGGGATTGCATATGCTAGGTGGAGCCCTGATAGCCGCCACATTCTTACAACATCAGATTTCCAACTGCGATTGACAGTTTGGTCACTAGTGAACACTGCATGTGTACATGTGCAATGGCCGAAACATGCTTCAAAGGGGGTTTCATTCACCCAAGATGGAAAATTTGCTGCAATTTGCACTAGACGGGATTGTAAAGACTATATTAATTTGCTGTCCTGTCACACGTGGGAAATAATGGGTGTATTTCCTGTTGACACACTGGATTTGGCTGATATTGAATGGTCACCAGATGATAGTGCAATAGTGATTTGGGATTCACCTCTCGAGTACAAG GTTCTAATATACTCTCCTGATGGGAGGTGCCTATTTAAATATCAAGCATATGAAAGTGGACTTGGTGTAAAAAGTGTTTCATGGTCCCCTTGTGGTCAGTTTCTAGCAGTCGGTAGTTATGACCAGATGTTGCGGGTTTTGAATCATCTGACTTGGAAGACTTTTGCTGAATTTATGCACGTAACTACTGTTCGAGGTCCATGTTTTGCCGCTGTTTTTAAG GAAGTAGATGAGCCACTGCAACTTGACATGTCCGAGTTATGTTTAAGTGATGATTTAATACAAGGCAACAATG ATGCTTCAGATGGACACTTCAGAGTCAGGTACGAGTTCACTGATGTTCCTGTTACTTTGCCTTCCCAGAAGCCTCCTGCAGACAAACCTAACCCCAAACAAGGAATTG GTCTAATGTCATGGAGCAAAGACAGTCAGTATATCTGTACTCGCAATGATAGTATGCCGAGTGTTCTGTGGATATGGGACATAAGGCGTCTTGAACTCACTGCTATTTTGGTGCAAAAAGATCCAATTCGTGCAGCAGCTTGGGATCCAACCTGCACAAGGCTTGTGGTTTGCACCGGAAGTTCTCATTTGTACATGTGGACTCCCGCAGGTGCTTACTGTGTGAGTATTCCGCTACCACAGTTTACCATAACTGACCTGAAATGGAATTTGGATGGGAGCTGTCTTCTCCTAAAAGACAAAGAGTCATTTTGCTGTGCTGCCTGTCCTGTGCTTCCAGAATCTAGTGAATATAGCTCGGATGATTGA
- the LOC107414160 gene encoding uncharacterized protein LOC107414160 isoform X3 produces MIQAWSLTQPEWTCKIDEGPAGIAYARWSPDSRHILTTSDFQLRLTVWSLVNTACVHVQWPKHASKGVSFTQDGKFAAICTRRDCKDYINLLSCHTWEIMGVFPVDTLDLADIEWSPDDSAIVIWDSPLEYKVLIYSPDGRCLFKYQAYESGLGVKSVSWSPCGQFLAVGSYDQMLRVLNHLTWKTFAEFMHVTTVRGPCFAAVFKEVDEPLQLDMSELCLSDDLIQGNNDASDGHFRVRYEFTDVPVTLPSQKPPADKPNPKQGIGLMSWSKDSQYICTRNDSMPSVLWIWDIRRLELTAILVQKDPIRAAAWDPTCTRLVVCTGSSHLYMWTPAGAYCVSIPLPQFTITDLKWNLDGSCLLLKDKESFCCAACPVLPESSEYSSDD; encoded by the exons ATGATACAGGCTTGGTCATTGACCCAACCTGAATGGACATGCAAGATAGATGAAGGTCCTGCCGGGATTGCATATGCTAGGTGGAGCCCTGATAGCCGCCACATTCTTACAACATCAGATTTCCAACTGCGATTGACAGTTTGGTCACTAGTGAACACTGCATGTGTACATGTGCAATGGCCGAAACATGCTTCAAAGGGGGTTTCATTCACCCAAGATGGAAAATTTGCTGCAATTTGCACTAGACGGGATTGTAAAGACTATATTAATTTGCTGTCCTGTCACACGTGGGAAATAATGGGTGTATTTCCTGTTGACACACTGGATTTGGCTGATATTGAATGGTCACCAGATGATAGTGCAATAGTGATTTGGGATTCACCTCTCGAGTACAAG GTTCTAATATACTCTCCTGATGGGAGGTGCCTATTTAAATATCAAGCATATGAAAGTGGACTTGGTGTAAAAAGTGTTTCATGGTCCCCTTGTGGTCAGTTTCTAGCAGTCGGTAGTTATGACCAGATGTTGCGGGTTTTGAATCATCTGACTTGGAAGACTTTTGCTGAATTTATGCACGTAACTACTGTTCGAGGTCCATGTTTTGCCGCTGTTTTTAAG GAAGTAGATGAGCCACTGCAACTTGACATGTCCGAGTTATGTTTAAGTGATGATTTAATACAAGGCAACAATG ATGCTTCAGATGGACACTTCAGAGTCAGGTACGAGTTCACTGATGTTCCTGTTACTTTGCCTTCCCAGAAGCCTCCTGCAGACAAACCTAACCCCAAACAAGGAATTG GTCTAATGTCATGGAGCAAAGACAGTCAGTATATCTGTACTCGCAATGATAGTATGCCGAGTGTTCTGTGGATATGGGACATAAGGCGTCTTGAACTCACTGCTATTTTGGTGCAAAAAGATCCAATTCGTGCAGCAGCTTGGGATCCAACCTGCACAAGGCTTGTGGTTTGCACCGGAAGTTCTCATTTGTACATGTGGACTCCCGCAGGTGCTTACTGTGTGAGTATTCCGCTACCACAGTTTACCATAACTGACCTGAAATGGAATTTGGATGGGAGCTGTCTTCTCCTAAAAGACAAAGAGTCATTTTGCTGTGCTGCCTGTCCTGTGCTTCCAGAATCTAGTGAATATAGCTCGGATGATTGA